In Gopherus flavomarginatus isolate rGopFla2 chromosome 1, rGopFla2.mat.asm, whole genome shotgun sequence, a single genomic region encodes these proteins:
- the LOC127044123 gene encoding olfactory receptor 52K2-like, translated as MAAFNLTPSGPSTFILMGIPGLEAAHIWISIPFAMFYIIGLLGNFTVLFVVGKEPTLHKPMYVLLYMLALTDIATPTSVMSKALCIFWFNLKGITMGCCVTQMFFLHTVAVMHSTILVTMAFDRYIAICNPLRYAIILTKGRIAKLGFLGLIKAVLFILPIPLLLGTLPFCSNRVIPHTHCKPIAVVKISCGDITVNRMYGLVIVFVIVGLDLMFIALSYGLIIRVLLRISSKKAHQSALNTCTAHICVMITYYTSGFFSPLIHRFGQGIAPHVHILLADLYFLIPPMLNPIIYGVKTKELLDKVRKYTCRKRSPGTLNLACVMRGGEAMSLIINGALSQFY; from the coding sequence ATGGCAGCTTTCAACCTCACCCCCTCTGGCCCTtcaacattcatcttaatgggcatccctggcctggaagctgcccacatctggatttccatccctttTGCTATGTTCTACATTATTGGCCTGTTGGGAAATTTCACGGTTCTGTTTGTTGTAGGCAAAGAACCGACCCTGCACAAGCCAATGTACGTGCTGCTCTACATGCTGGCACTCACAGATATCGCCACACCTACTTCTGTCATGTCAAAGGCACTGtgtatattttggttcaatttgaaaGGCATTACTATGGGGTGCTGCGTTacccagatgttcttccttcATACAGTTGCTGTTATGCACTCAACCATCCTCGTGACAATGGCCTTTGATCGCTACATTGCCATATGTAACCCTCTGAGATATGCCATCATCCTCACAAAAGGACGAATAGCTAAGTTAGGGTTTCTAGGTTTGATCAaagctgttctcttcattctgccTATACCCCTTCTCCTGGGCACATTGCCATTCTGTTCCAACCGCGTTATCCCCCACACGCACTGCAAACCTATAGCTGTGGTGAAGATATCATGTGGAGATATTACAGTCAACAGGATGTATGGCTTAGTGATAGTGTTTGTAATTGTTGGGTTAGACCTGATGTTCATTGCCCTGTCCTATGGTCTAATCATCAGGGTCCTCCTCAGAATATCCTCTAAGAAAGCCCACCAGAGCGCCCTCAATACCTGCACAGCCCACATCTGTGTGATGATTACGTATTATACTTCTGGCTTCTTCTCCCCTCTCATACATCGGTTCGGTCAGGGCATTGCTCCCCATGTTCACATCCTCTTGGCTGACCTCTATTTCCTCATCCCCCCTATGCTCAACCCTATTATTTATGGGGTCAAAACCAAAGAGCTTCTTGACAAAGTGAGAAAATACACCTGCAGAAAGCGATCACCGGGGACATTGAATTTAGCCTGTGTTATGAGAGGGGGAGAGGCTATGTCCTTGATAATCAATGGTGCTCTGTCCCAGTTTTACTGA